One window of Magallana gigas chromosome 2, xbMagGiga1.1, whole genome shotgun sequence genomic DNA carries:
- the LOC105338026 gene encoding hemicentin-1, translating to MSIKECVLKKLKSCILKKLSKFLKHKLKFLLLYIDPPIVKSFNTQYPTELSNLSVPCSATPGNPHNHVYYWTRLGEDSFRQNGSYLRLNGISRNESGSYICTAVNFYSTRGEGKDSQTLSVNVQYPPVVSPLPNVTRVEGEHISIWCNVTSGNPPTTAVNWIKPGFWQIGSTLRLNYIRKSQSGTYTCVAENNYNDGRKGANKQSFFLDVLYGPVLTHGQTLRVSEGQSARMTTSVTSNPASNVSWFRDNVLVSTQQSVNGTTSYTITRTECTDTRSFLVVASNGVQSNQSTTVSLYVNCSPRLATGGSSVELSVNSNRYLNGQILVLSYPQPNASLTLPNGAPNTLITLRIVTTATNSFTITLTKSNLQSDDFGTYVLNFANQYGRRTISVNIIPISKPFHATKVLVTCGHGQALVTWQSSYFGYRRQYSLVQYSTDNVKFINGSEITTEYTKEEILQTSVHNLQDSTHYFFRVFTMNTHGFSTSIPINCSTAATQESSSTSVVVGSVLGSLLFLAIGAMVFISYKYISERKASVRSYDALQREKTIADNHSYEPIDFSDQGVSTNEPKDSKKIESKPIKTIASKKEKKTKNLKLERLDDFDKSTVVNNAYGTCVQDMQGVLQKTTRAPKKNVLKSLFHKTPKDIKKMEGSISEALEGADVKESLSSEMNLTETKSGEKLYENTKDLAIPNTKIKPIVFPKPKKGQT from the exons ATGTCTATTAAGgagtgtgttttaaaaaaattaaaatcatgcattttgaaaaagttatctaaatttttgaaacacAAGTTAAAGTTCCTTTTACTATACATAGATCCGCCAATTGTGAAGTCATTTAATACCCAATATCCAACGGAACTTTCTAATTTGTCCGTTCCTTGTTCGGCGACACCTGGGAATCCCCACAACCATGTTTATTACTGGACACGATTAGGAGAAGATAGCTTCCGGCAAAATGGTTCATATCTACGGCTGAACGGAATCAGCAGAAATGAAAGCGGAAGTTACATTTGTACAGCAGTTAACTTCTACTCGACACGAGGGGAGGGCAAGGATTCTCAAACCTTGTCAGTAAATGTCCAGT ATCCACCAGTCGTGTCACCTCTTCCTAATGTCACACGCGTGGAAGGAGAGCATATCAGCATATGGTGTAACGTCACTTCAGGAAACCCTCCGACTACTGCTGTTAACTGGATTAAACCAGGATTTTGGCAGATTGGTTCAACACTAAGGCTCAACTATATACGTAAAAGTCAGAGTGGAACATATACATGTGTCGctgaaaacaattataatgatGGAAGAAAGGGAGCAAACAAACAGTCTTTCTTTTTGGACGTGTTGT ATGGCCCAGTCCTTACTCATGGCCAAACCCTGAGGGTTTCTGAGGGACAATCAGCCCGGATGACGACGTCAGTAACCAGTAACCCTGCCTCCAATGTTTCCTGGTTCCGGGATAACGTCCTTGTGTCCACGCAGCAATCGGTTAATGGCACCACTAGCTACACCATCACAAGGACAGAGTGTACAGACACTAGATCATTTCTGGTGGTGGCCAGTAACGGCGTACAGTCAAACCAATCTACAACAGTCTCTCTCTACGTCAACT GTTCACCGAGGCTGGCTACTGGTGGGAGCTCTGTAGAACTATCCGTAAACAGTAACCGATATCTCAACGGACAGATTTTGGTGCTGTCTTATCCACAACCTAACGCTTCTCTGACACTCCCGAATGGCGCTCCGAACACTCTCATCACTCTAAGAATTGTTACTACAGCAACCAATTCATTCACAATCACCCTGACCAAGTCAAATCTTCAGTCGGATGATTTTGGGACATACGTTCTAAATTTTGCAAATCAATACGGAAGAAGAACGATATCCGTCAACATCATTCCTATAA GTAAGCCGTTCCATGCTACCAAGGTGTTGGTTACTTGTGGACACGGACAGGCTCTAGTTACCTGGCAGTCCTCGTACTTTGGTTATAGAAGACAGTATTCTCTTGTCCAGTATTCCACTGATAACGTCAAATTTATCAATGGATCTGAAATCACTACTGAATACACCAAAGAGGAAATTCTCCAAACATCCGTGCACAATCTACAGGACAGTACACATTACTTCTTCCGAGTATTCACGATGAACACGCACGGGTTTTCGACGTCCATACCGATCAACTGCTCCACGGCAGCAACTCAag AGAGTTCTTCCACGTCCGTTGTCGTAGGCAGCGTTCTAGGATCACTGCTATTCCTAGCCATCGGTGCAATGGTTTTCATCTCCTACAAATACATCTCAG AGAGAAAAGCTTCCGTAAG GTCGTATGACGCCCTTCAGAGGGAGAAAACCATTGCCGACAACCATTCATATGAACCAATTGATTTTAGTGATCAAG GGGTTTCAACGAATGAACCGAAAGattcaaagaaaattgaatcAAAACCTATCAAAACCATAGCatcgaaaaaagaaaagaaaacaaagaatttgaaATTAGAAAGGCTAGATGATTTTGATAAATCCACTGTCGTCAACAATGCGTATGGGACTTGCGTTCAAGATATGCAAG GAGTTTTGCAGAAAACCACGAGAGCTCCGAagaaaaatgttctaaaatctCTTTTTCACAAGACTCCAAAAGACATTAAGAAAATGGAGGGCTCAATATCAGAAGCGCTAGAAGGTGCTGATGTAAAAGAGTCTTTGTCTTCCGAAATGAATCTTACTGAAACAAAGAGCGGTGAGAAACTCTATGAAAACACGAAGGATTTAGCAATCCCGAACACAAAGATTAAGCCAATAGTTTTCCCAAAACCCAAGAAAGGTCAGACGTAA
- the LOC136272533 gene encoding cell adhesion molecule 1-like, protein MKISIALTLVYFPSFMYCQVISEVKADTCITFTKPNSTEVMYIKRYADPLCVFTNMEVIPNVNAWNRSFTCNRSSYELSVCFSDTKISDSGSFYLFVRYIQENSTSLDVEYPPTVLQMGLQRTIEGRNLSVTCSYTSGKPNATTFYWTKADSEFRYDYRTLWIPNIGREDSGSYVCNAENIYSSGNKGTANATIEIDVQYPPSVQPFDTQKPVEGTTLIIPCNVTDGNPAVTSIHWTRVGYSSSYYGANYTLSTVQRSHSGTYICRARNTYYDNSRGEANQSVTVNVECK, encoded by the exons ATGAAAATATCAATCGCTTTGACTTTGGTGTACTTCCCATCTTTTATGT ACTGCCAGGTAATCAGTGAGGTTAAGGCTGATACCTGTATCACATTCACCAAACCAAACTCGACTGAGGTCATGTATATAAAGAGATACGCTGATCCTCTGTGCGTTTTTACAAACATGGAGGTAATCCCTAATGTAAACGCATGGAACAGGTCCTTTACTTGTAACAGAAGTTCATATGAATTGTCCGTCTGTTTCTCCGATACAAAGATATCCGATTCTGGTTCGTTTTATTTATTCGTCAGATATATTCAAGAAAACAGCACGTCTCTAGATGTTGAAT ATCCACCCACGGTATTGCAAATGGGTCTACAGAGAACCATAGAAGGACGAAACCTATCTGTCACGTGTTCCTACACCTCAGGAAAACCTAATGCAACTACATTTTACTGGACTAAGGCCGATTCAGAGTTTAGGTACGATTATAGGACTTTATGGATTCCAAACATAGGAAGAGAAGACTCTGGGTCATACGTCTGTAATGCGGAGAATATTTACAGCAGCGGGAATAAAGGGACAGCAAACGCCACCATCGAGATAGATGTACAAT ACCCCCCCTCTGTCCAGCCATTTGACACCCAGAAACCTGTTGAAGGGACAACACTTATTATTCCCTGTAACGTCACTGATGGCAACCCAGCTGTTACTTCCATACATTGGACTAGAGTCGGCTACAGCTCCAGTTATTATGGCGCTAATTATACCCTATCCACGGTACAGCGATCACATTCTGGGACATATATCTGTCGTGCACGTAACACGTACTATGACAATTCCCGAGGAGAGGCCAACCAATCCGTCACAGTCAATGTAGAATGCAAGTAa